Sequence from the Terriglobia bacterium genome:
CGGCGGAGCGGATTCGACGGTTCGAGGCGGAGTCGCGGCGCAATTCAGATTTCCTGGTTCGAATCGCGCTGGCGCTCGGCGGGATCATGCTCGCCGCCGGAGTCCTGCTTTTTGTCGCTGCGCACTGGGACGCTTTATCGCCATCGCAGCGCTTCACGTTGGTTCTCAGCCTGACGGCCGTATTCCACGTTGCCGGCGCGTTCTTCGCGGAACGTATGCGGACGCTGTCGGTCGCGATGCACGCGATCGGGACTTGCGCGCTCGGCGCAGGGATATTTTTGGCGGGACAGATTTTCAATCTGCAGGAGCACTGGCCCGGCGGCTTCATGCTGTGGTCGATCGGCGCGATGGCAGCCTGGTATGTTCTGCGGCACTCGGTGCAGGCCGTAATGGCAGCCCTGCTGGTCCCGATCTGGCTCGGCGGCGAGTGGATCGTTCGCGCCGGCGAAAGACCGGCGGCAGGAACGGTGCTGGCGGGATTCACCGCCATGCTGGCGCTGACCTACCTCACACTTCCGCAGACCGGGTTCCGCGACGGCTTCCGGCGATCCTTGCACCTCATTGGCGGAGTCGCGCTCATCCCGGCGTGCATCTCTCTGATTTTCATGCGTGGCCAGGAACGCTACTGGAGCACTTGGGCGCCATCCTTGAGCACGGTCATGCTCGTTTCGGGATGGCTGCTCGCGCTCGGATTGCCGCTGCTGTTTTCGGTCCTCTTGAGACGCTGGGGAGCAATCTATAACGTCGTTGGAGCCGCGTGGCTCCTGGCGATCAGCCAGATGGATTACCACGACAACACGACTGAACTTGTGATCTACGGGTTCTGCGGTTTGGCCGCGGTCGGACTGATTGCCTGGGGTATCCGCGAAGCACAAAAGAATTACATCAATGTCGGCGTGGTTGGTTTCGCCCTCACGGTGATCTTCTTCTACTTCTCCAACGTCATCGACAAGCTCGGGCGCTCGCTCGCACTGATTACCGGCGGCGCGCTCTTCCTCATCGGCGGATATCTGCTTGAGAAAGTGCGGCGAAAACTCGTTGGTCAGCTCGCTGTTTCCGGAGGTGCCGCATGAAAACGATGAAAAAAGGGTTGCTGGTTGGCCTGATTCACGTGCTGCTGGTGAGTTCTCTTGGCGCGAAGTTACTCATCGACCGGGCGACGCGGCCGCGCATCTGGCTGCAATCGGTTTCTTACGATCCGAACCTGCCAATTCGCGGACGCTACGTTGCCCTGAGAGCGGTCGTCGAAACCGACGTTCCGGCTGCGCGAAATCAATTCTCTTATCCGCAGGGCCTTTATCGGCTGGAAGTTCGTGATGGGAAGCTGTGGGCGATCAAGGATCCCCGAGGCACGCAGAGATTGGTGTGGACGGGGACCAGAGATGGCAAGGGCGTCACCGCGCTTGCCGAGCCCTCGCTCTTTTTCATCCCGGATAACGCGAGCGATCCGTCGATCCGGAAAGCGGGCGAGCAGTTGTGGTTCGAGGCAACGATTCCGACGAAAGGCCCGCCGCGGCCGATTCGCCTGGCCGTCAGCAAGCCCGACGGAACGTTTGCGCCGATAGAGATGAAATGAGTTCCGTCCCCGGACGAGTTGAGCCCTATTCTTCGCATCAATGGGGAGATGTGAGATGCGGAGAATAGGGCTTTGTTAGTTGGCTGAGTTACTGCATTGAGGTTTTCGTTTTTCCGTTCTGTGGGAACTTCAGCGAGAAATTGGAACGATCTATGGCCGTCAGGACTCGCGAACCGTTTTCCTTTGAAGTCTCGAAAGCGTTGTTGTATGGGTTTTTCTGGTCAACGATTTTTGCGGATGCAGTTGCGACAGTTTTGCCGTCTTTCACGAACTTTGTTTGCACCGCAGGACCATTTCCCGACCACCTGACGTCATAATGTCCGGCCGGAACCTTCTGACCGGCGACCATCAGTGCGTGATCGAAATTCACCTTCGCTGAATCTGTTTTGGCGAACACTGCAACGGGAAGCATCATGACGACGGTGAGCAAGCCCGCATAAACTACCTTCATAACAACCATCCTCCTTGTTACGAGAAACATTTAGTGGGATGGCATTACTCGGGATGCCCGTTGGATGGGAATACGTTCAAGGCGCTTCGGTGCCCGGGAAGAAAGTGGCGCAGCGAACAAGCCAGCCAAACTTGGAACCTATTCACCACAGAGACACAGAAGCATCGAGTGACCATCTGAAACCACAACAATCCTGAAGGGCTTGGCTTTTTTGAATGAGATTCTCTGTGTCTCAGTTTTTCTGTGCTGAGAGGTTCCACTTGAATTTATCGAGCGACAATCACGCGGCCAACACCACCCGCTCCGCAGTTGCAGTTCCTCAGCGACCCCGGCATCCTTGCGTTAATCTTCTCCACCGCAACGACGCAGGTGGTAGAATCCTGCCGCCCAAATTTGGGCAGGAGGACTTCATGATTCGCCGCGTGTCCCTGTTCCTGACCCTCGCAGTCGCAATTTGCCTGGCGTTCACCGTCGTTGCGCAGCAACACGAACACGAAGCCAAAGCTGAAGCCGGTTTTGACAAGACGATCATGCAGCAGGTGTGGGACGCCTGGGGAACGCTCGATCCAGCTAACCCGGCGAAGTTCTACAGCCACGAACCGAACCACACGTTCTATGACGTTGCGCCGTTGCAGTATCACAGCTGGGCGGAATACGAAAACGGAGTAAAGCCGCTACTTGCGGGATGGAAATCCATGAAGCCGACCGTCAACTACGACGGCATGATCCATTCCGAGTCGCCGACAATGACTTGGACAACGAGTACCGTCGACATGGACGTTGTCACCGAAGACGGCAAAGACCAGCACATGAAAGTGCGGTGGACGGCCATCTGGCACAAGCACGGAAACCAGTGGCTTATTGCGCATGAGCACGTCTCCGCTCCGATGCAATGACGCAATCCGTTTCGGATTAGTAGCAAGCAAAGCCGCCCGTTGTTCAGGCGGCTTTCTATTGTTCTGCAGACCGGCGGCTATCTCTGGTAGCGGATTTTCATGCTGATGATGAATCCCTGCAGCGCGAGGGTTATGGAGTTGGCGAGAATCATCGGCCACGAATGCAGGTAAACGCCGTAGATAAACCAGAGCAAGAGGCCACAACTGAAGCAGATCAGCATCTTCCAGGAAAGATCGCCCGCCGATTTTACGCGATACGTATGCAGCACCTGGGGAAAGAAAGCGATTGTGGTCAGTACTCCAGCCATGTAGCCAATGGAAGTGAAAACGGCGTCCATGGAGAAAGTTTATCAATGAGAGCCGCGGGTTTCATAAACGAATGACGAATGTCGACGATCAAAACGACGAATGAAGAACCCCGACTTCTCTATTCGTCGTTTCCAGATTTGTCATTATCCCGATGCACGGTCTCGATCGAAAACGCCGGCAGGCAAACCGCGATGTACTCGGCGCCTTCTTCCCGAGGGGTTGAGTACTGTACCCATTCGCCCGCATGCGCGATTACGGCCTGGCCGGCGTGGATGTCGAGTGAACCGCCCTTGTGCGTGACCCGCAACATGCCCTTCAGTACGACCGTGAACTCGTCGAATGCAGGAGTTTGTCCGGGCTCGATCCATCCACCGCGGGAGCGCATGTGCGCGACGCTCAGAGCGGTCGTGGAAGAATTCACGCGTCCGATGTACTCGTCGATCAGTTTGGGCTTGTTACCCGCGGCGGTGATGCGCGTCGGCTGTGCTATGAGCGTGGGCATTGCGTGCGCTCCTTTCAGAATCCCTGTTTGTAGAAGAAATACAGTGACATGCCGGCCCCGATTGCAATGACCACCCAGCGCACGTGGCGGGGGTTCATCTTCTGCGCGAAGTAGGCCCCGAAATATCCTCCCAGCGCGGCTCCGATGAGCATCACCAGCGCCTGGGGAAGGTAGACCGCGCGAGCAATGAAGAATGGTATCAGCGCGATCCCGTTGCACAGTGTAGCCAGGAGCGTTTTGTAGGCATTCATGGTGTGGATACTTTTCACGCCCATGATCGCGAACATCGCGAGCATCAGGATTCCTGCGCCCGCCCCAAAGAAACCGATGTAAACCGCAATGCAAAGCTGGATGAAGACCGCGCCCGCGACTGCCAACCGGGTCTGATTGCGCATGTGAGCGCTGCGCTCGCGAACCCAGGCGGTGATGCGTCCGCTGGCCGCGAACAGCAGGGTGGCACCACCCAGCAAGTAAGGAATCAGGCGGAGAAAAGTTGCTTGCGGAGTCTGCAACAGCACCTTGGCCCCGATCAGAGCCCCAACCAATCCCACGATCATCAATGGGATCAGCATGCGTCGGTTCTCGCCCCGAAATTCACCGCGATAGGCACCGACACTGGCTAGCGTTCCCGGCCACAGCGCCGCCGTGTTGGTCGCATTCGCCTGCACGGGCGGAACTCCGGTCAGCAGAAGAGTCGGAAAACTTACGAACGAGCCGCCACCCGCAACCGAGTTGAGGGTTCCGGCCGCAATTGCTGCGAGAAAGAGCAGGACGGAGTCGTGGATGGTCATCGTGCCGACTCCATCCACAGTTCTTTGGTTCCCGCTACGCTGCGTAATTCACAGTTCATCCGGCTTCACTAGAATACAGAAGCCCACGTGAGAACTCACGAATTCGCAACAACCAAAAGGTAAGGGAAGCTTGTTCCCGCTCGCGGTATTAAACGCTGGGTAATTCCACGCGCGTGCGCTCGTTGCGCACGTTGCCAGTGTTCAACGTTGTCTTTGGTTCGACCATGACCAGGTGAACTTCGTCATCTGCAATCGGCAAATGCTCAATCCCGCGAGGAATGACCACGTATTCGCCGGGGCCGATTGTTACTTCGCGCTCGCCACCGTTTTCGCGAATGCGGATTCGCAGCTCGCCCTTCACTACCAGGAACATCTCGTCTTCGTGCTCGTGGTGATGCCACACGAACTCGCCCTTAAGCTTGGCGAGCTTCACATAGTTTTCGTTCAGCTCTCCGGCAATGCGAGGCGACCAATACTCATCGAAGCTTGAAAATTTTTCGGCGAAATTTACGACTTGAATCGGCATAGCTCAAAGATGATGCCATGCCGCTGGCGGATTCACGGCAAAAATACAACCGCGGTTCAACAGGTCCGGCTTATCTGACCCGGTGAATCCGCGGTTGATCGTGCCTCCCCCTGGGCAACAATTTCAGTGAACGTAGAGATTCTGGTAGGACTCGTATATCTTCCCGGCGGTATCCCAGGCCATGATGACCATGCGATGCGTGCTGTTGGCGGGAAGCGTGAACGATGCGGCAATTCCCGGCCCGCCAGAGCTGGCCTTCACGACGCCGTCGATATAGATCTTCGTTGCGGAGATCGGTGCCGGATTGTTCTGCACATCGGCCTGCACGGTGAACGTCGTCGGCACATCCTCGGTCCCTGGCTTGTTGATCACGATTCCCGGCGAGCACACCCCGCTCTTAGGATTGCATTCATAGCTGTAGAACGTCTTGAAAGTGCTGCTGGCTTTGAAGACGTGCCCGGCATAGTCCACTGCGCGTGCTGTTACGGTATGCATTCCGGCACTCAAGCCGGCACCGGTAACAATGGAATTCCCACTCTGACCAACCAGGAACTTGCCATCGACGTAGATGTTCACGTACTTGATCCTGGAGTTCTGGCCCGTAGCCGAAGCGGCGATCCCGACCGCTTCGTTCGGTTG
This genomic interval carries:
- a CDS encoding cupin domain-containing protein; the protein is MPIQVVNFAEKFSSFDEYWSPRIAGELNENYVKLAKLKGEFVWHHHEHEDEMFLVVKGELRIRIRENGGEREVTIGPGEYVVIPRGIEHLPIADDEVHLVMVEPKTTLNTGNVRNERTRVELPSV
- a CDS encoding SemiSWEET transporter; amino-acid sequence: MDAVFTSIGYMAGVLTTIAFFPQVLHTYRVKSAGDLSWKMLICFSCGLLLWFIYGVYLHSWPMILANSITLALQGFIISMKIRYQR
- a CDS encoding sulfite exporter TauE/SafE family protein, whose translation is MTIHDSVLLFLAAIAAGTLNSVAGGGSFVSFPTLLLTGVPPVQANATNTAALWPGTLASVGAYRGEFRGENRRMLIPLMIVGLVGALIGAKVLLQTPQATFLRLIPYLLGGATLLFAASGRITAWVRERSAHMRNQTRLAVAGAVFIQLCIAVYIGFFGAGAGILMLAMFAIMGVKSIHTMNAYKTLLATLCNGIALIPFFIARAVYLPQALVMLIGAALGGYFGAYFAQKMNPRHVRWVVIAIGAGMSLYFFYKQGF
- a CDS encoding cupin: MPTLIAQPTRITAAGNKPKLIDEYIGRVNSSTTALSVAHMRSRGGWIEPGQTPAFDEFTVVLKGMLRVTHKGGSLDIHAGQAVIAHAGEWVQYSTPREEGAEYIAVCLPAFSIETVHRDNDKSGNDE
- a CDS encoding DUF2157 domain-containing protein, producing MALFTDVDRKLDRWTAAEVIDAVTAERIRRFEAESRRNSDFLVRIALALGGIMLAAGVLLFVAAHWDALSPSQRFTLVLSLTAVFHVAGAFFAERMRTLSVAMHAIGTCALGAGIFLAGQIFNLQEHWPGGFMLWSIGAMAAWYVLRHSVQAVMAALLVPIWLGGEWIVRAGERPAAGTVLAGFTAMLALTYLTLPQTGFRDGFRRSLHLIGGVALIPACISLIFMRGQERYWSTWAPSLSTVMLVSGWLLALGLPLLFSVLLRRWGAIYNVVGAAWLLAISQMDYHDNTTELVIYGFCGLAAVGLIAWGIREAQKNYINVGVVGFALTVIFFYFSNVIDKLGRSLALITGGALFLIGGYLLEKVRRKLVGQLAVSGGAA
- a CDS encoding nuclear transport factor 2 family protein, which gives rise to MIRRVSLFLTLAVAICLAFTVVAQQHEHEAKAEAGFDKTIMQQVWDAWGTLDPANPAKFYSHEPNHTFYDVAPLQYHSWAEYENGVKPLLAGWKSMKPTVNYDGMIHSESPTMTWTTSTVDMDVVTEDGKDQHMKVRWTAIWHKHGNQWLIAHEHVSAPMQ